In the Centroberyx gerrardi isolate f3 chromosome 9, fCenGer3.hap1.cur.20231027, whole genome shotgun sequence genome, one interval contains:
- the shroom2a gene encoding LOW QUALITY PROTEIN: protein Shroom2 (The sequence of the model RefSeq protein was modified relative to this genomic sequence to represent the inferred CDS: deleted 1 base in 1 codon) — protein sequence MGVYTQRGREHREPLLITKVEEGSKAAAVSLQVGDELVNINEIPLSGYRQEAICLVKGSHKTLTLVVKRRNEPISRPHSWHSTKFNESQSETAKTQSPPTPVWHTRYDASSSSTDLSSGWEQTNLRRVSDQFSSLGSMDSLEHVSHPYPPGQLSPAKSNNSMEHLGGGKRDSAYSSFSTSSGTPDYTLSKSNAASTENMLYKVSQWDAVGKHNNVRNSQSLSEGVKQDDRPGYLQMPGGSTGRDSPRTEDQAGSRQSTSSRASCGPVWHVPEKKKTASPSPPPPLPPVRSDSFAATKVHERGLIIAYPEGSDSHVPAKPHEKGMDKRVEASDNAKRTTESRRSHILPPKNDSDNFYISSDNSNHNQFNSNKQYSLSSTDVRLGQPPHVSQPYHQWQHSDKSTSYSQSRATSVPKPQNITGYYCSMQELPTNGSAQHYGQNQGRTPSASLSTTAIDQNPDSSGHSRYYCVTTCQPTQPSPHPLSGKAEDRKSAAGIDMVQTGNDRNSLSPQTVTKAKYHLPQQQQHASHSKDSNGYSKQDESLRHKQPLTVAPPTVLETSIPTPGSDDRGSQRRHNTQNAETHYMSYPPTKQSEQRRSLPLQQRELDIRHQSQVSNKICPQATPMLHSLSIETTGQDEKSRGASCEESLESKQARRTDRFATTLRNEIQMRRARLQKSMSAATLTGTETEEDQDVWKSTEGSTPTSSFTSTYKDNLKEAQARVLKATSFRRRDLEPVLLEHPVAEALPNYPSSVVVRKDVTPLPTVSESVMSKSGSAGGQVTRIGGRKRFSAEKKGRSFSEPDKIHEVGVKEDLPPNENTSSLLDQCKLFEATGKPAFPNPMPIQTIQSGTEDSKEAMARVVASTSETEDSLKGIRSRVVPLTEYTEEVQGVAYSAHKQSLLEQQRLGTFAEYEARWNVQKKPPETRASGRYRSADNILDPGTEERTKPTCFHERSRSSPSADFYGQKIPVPGRKSAEYSQPESKPAEQNNTATRFSDRGPGDCKVREKPVEFEHYSAPPPLPMTGTNPECRHRAAPASVYHRPTSISHSLIESALPPHPEDHSHTEPLSGPRRKPSAPERPPPPKLDNSRRPEITPPFGESHESFTSSQSEVFTQCSPNTDLNPTLVPAHSPKRDSEQSKGLVDKGQGAVHQVSTSNPQPASSPLASSYGPSVLATMEGQRSPSPQFSPQRLSDKPPVSLQNEDSNRMENVIENKNTAVKKVPIRIVHSESISEKENRQFLLHNDAPAAEAEGPGVTGLSSLGAADQDYSVFCAFTRQREPDRAQAAQRDLKPQRDTDMNAVRDHINSSSQQPSQPTDQPSGNRAAPNPGLSEEDQKREELARDIMGKDKSLAEILDQSKMKTTMDLMEGIFPQGEQLLEGAHQRRKVPPKQTVSRPTEERKEEDSLAAAVAVVTSSTYYSTSAPKAELLIKMKDMQEQEQEEEDSEDELDIDLANKKQELIDSLSRKLQVLREARESLQEDVLDNNALGDEVEATVQQVCKPNELDKFRMFVGDLDKVVSLLLSLSGRLARVENALNSLEEDATPEERRTLIEKRKLLIRQHEDAKELKENLDRRERVVYDILASHLQEESLTDYEHFVKMKSALIIEQRKLEDKIKLGEEQLKCLMDSLPLEQRLPL from the exons GCGGAATGAACCCATAAGCAGGCCTCACTCCTGGCACTCCACCAAGTTTAACGAAAGCCAATCAGAGACTGCCAAAACACAGTCTCCACCCACGCCAGTCTGGCACACAAGATATGATGCAAG CTCATCCTCAACTGATCTCTCCAGTGGCTGGGAGCAGACAAACCTGCGCAGAGTGTCTGACCAGTTCAGCTCTCTGGGCAGTATGGACAGTCTAGAGCATGTCTCGCACCCCTACCCTCCTGGTCAGCTCTCACCAGCCAAGTCCAACAACAGTATGGAGCACCTTGGAGGAGGTAAACGAGACTCAGCCTACAGCTCCTTTTCCACCAGCTCTGGCACACCAGATTATACTCTTTCGAAGAGCAATGCTGCCTCCACAGAGAACATGCTCTATAAAGTTAGTCAGTGGGATGCAGTGGGCAAGCACAACAATGTCAGAAATAGCCAGAGCTTGAGTGAGGGGGTCAAACAGGACGATAGGCCGGGTTACCTCCAGATGCCAGGAGGGAGCACAGGCCGGGATAGTCCAAGGACCGAAGACCAGGCCGGCTCCCGCCAATCCACTTCTAGCAGAGCCAGCTGCGGACCTGTTTGGCATGTTCCTGAAAAGAAGAAGACggcttccccctctcctcccccacctcttCCACCCGTACGTAGTGACAGTTTTGCTGCAACCAAGGTCCATGAAAGGGGGCTCATAATAGCCTACCCTGAGGGATCTGACTCACATGTCCCCGCTAAACCCCATGAGAAAGGAATGGACAAAAGAGTAGAGGCCTCTGATAATGCTAAACGCACCACTGAAAGCCGCCGTAGCCACATCCTACCCCCCAAAAATGACAGTGacaatttttacatttcatctgATAACTCGAATCACAACCAGTTCAACTCAAACAAGCAGTACTCCCTGTCCAGTACTGATGTTAGGCTAGGCCAGCCCCCACATGTTAGCCAGCCCTACCATCAATGGCAACATAGTGACAAAAGTACTTCTTACTCTCAGTCCAGGGCCACATCTGTACCAAAGCCACAGAACATAACTGGCTACTATTGCAGTATGCAGGAACTGCCCACTAATGGCTCTGCTCAACACTATGGTCAGAACCAGGGAAGGACCCCCAGTGCCTCCCTGTCTACCACAGCCATTGACCAAAATCCTGATAGCAGTGGACATAGCCGCTACTACTGCGTCACAACATGCCAGCCCACCCAGCCTAGCCCCCACCCCCTGTCAGGAAAGGCAGAGGACAGGAAAAGTGCAGCAGGCATAGACATGGTACAGACTGGAAATGACAGGAATTCTCTTAGCCCCCAGACAGTCACCAAAGCAAAGTATCATCTGcctcaacaacagcaacacgcCTCCCACAGTAAGGACAGTAACGGTTACAGCAAGCAGGATGAAAGTCTGCGTCATAAACAGCCGCTTACAGTTGCTCCCCCTACTGTACTGGAAACCTCTATACCTACACCCGGTTCTGATGACAGGGGAAGCCAGAGGAGACACAATACCCAAAATGCAGAAACTCACTACATGAGTTATCCCCCTACCAAACAGTCTGAACAGCGGAGGTCTCTTCCACTGCAACAAAGAGAATTAGACATCAGGCATCAGAGTCAAGTGAGCAACAAGATCTGCCCACAGGCAACCCCCATGCTCCACTCTCTGTCCATTGAGACCACAGGCCAAGATGAGAAATCCAGAGGCGCAAGCTGTGAGGAGTCCCTTGAAAGCAAGCAGGCAAGGCGTACCGACCGTTTTGCCACCACATTAAGGAATGAAATCCAGATGAGGAGAGCCAGGCTGCAGAAAAGTATGAGTGCAGCCACCCTCACCGGCACTGAGACTGAGGAAGACCAGGATGTCTGGAAGTCCACAGAAGGCTCCACCCCCACCTCTTCCTTTACTAGCACCTACAAGGATAATCTCAAGGAGGCCCAGGCTAGAGTGCTCAAGGCTACCTCTTTTAGGAGGAGAGACCTGGAGCCTGTCTTACTGGAGCACCCTGTGGCTGAGGCCTTACCTAACTACCCATCCTCAGTGGTGGTCCGTAAAGATGTCACTCCTCTGCCAACTGTCTCCGAGTCTGTAATGAGTAAATCAGGATCTGCCGGGGGTCAGGTAACCCGCATTGGAGGTCGAAAGCGCTTCTCTGCAGAAAAGAAGGGAAGATCTTTCTCTGAACCAGACAAGATCCACGAAGTGGGAGTGAAAGAAGATCTCCCTCCCAATGAAAATACAAGCTCTTTACTAGATCAATGCAAGCTCTTTGAAGCAACTGGTAAGCCTGCATTTCCCAATCCCATGCCCATACAAACCATTCAAAGCGGTACAGAGGACTCCAAAGAGGCCATGGCCAGAGTTGTGGCCTCCACCAGTGAAACGGAGGACTCACTGAAAGGGATCAGGAGCAGAGTCGTTCCCCTCACAGAGTACACCGAGGAGGTCCAGGGAGTTGCTTACTCTGCGCACAAGCAGTCCCTCCTGGAGCAGCAAAGACTAGGCACCTTTGCGGAGTATGAGGCAAGGTGGAATGTACAGAAGAAACCCCCCGAAACAAGAGCCTCCGGACGATACCGGTCCGCTGATAACATCCTGGACCcaggaacagaggagagaaccaAACCCACCTGTTTCCATGAGAGATCtcgctcctctccctcagccgACTTCTATGGGCAG AAGATTCCAGTTCCCGGAAGAAAGTCTGCAGAATATTCCCAGCCGGAGAGTAAACCTGCCGAACAGAACAACACCGCCACAAG GTTCTCTGACAGAGGGCCTGGTGACTGTAAAGTGAGAGAAAAGCCTGTGGAGTTTGAACATTACTCAGCGCCACCCCCACTGCCCATGACAGGAACCAACCCTGAATGCAGACATAGAGCTGCCCCTGCCTCTGTGTACCACAGACCCACATCTATCTCCCATAGTCTCATAGAGtctgccctccctcctcaccctgAGGACCACAGCCACACTGAGCCGCTGTCTGGACCTAGGAGGAAGCCTTCCGCTCCAGAAAGGCCTCCCCCACCCAAGTTGGACAATTCCAGACGTCCAGAGATCACTCCCCCATTCGGCGAATCCCACGAGTCCTTCACCAGTTCCCAGAGTGAAGTCTTCACCCAGTGCTCTCCTAACACAGACCTTAACCCCACCCTTGTCCCCGCCCACTCTCCAAAGAGAGATTCTGAGCAGAGCAAAGGACTTGTGGACAAAGGACAAGGGGCAGTGCATCAAGTATCAACATCCAATCCTCAGCCGGCTTCTTCTCCGCTGGCTTCCTCCTACGGACCTTCAGTGCTGGCCACTATGGAGGGGCAGCGCTCGCCATCACCACAGTTTTCCCCACAGAGACTCAGCGACAAGCCTCCAGTCTCTCTGCAAAATGAAGACTCAAACAG GATGGAGAATGtgatagaaaacaaaaatactgCAGTGAAGAAAGTGCCCATCAGGATTGTCCACTCAGAGAGCATCTCAGAGAAGGAGAATCGTCAGTTTCTGCTGCACAATGACGCCCCTGCTGCTGAAGCTGAGGGGCCTGGTGTGACGGGGCTCAGCAGCCTGGGAGCTGCAGACCAGGACTACTCCGTGTTCTGTGCCTTCACGCGTCAGAGAGAGCCTGACAGAGCGCAGGCCGCTCAGAGAGACCTGAAGCCCCAGAGAGACACGGACATGAACGCTGTCAGAGATCACATCAACTCCAGCAGTCAGCAACCATCGCAGCCCACAGACCAGCCCAGCGGCAACAGGGCGGCCCCGAACCCCGGGCTCTCTGAGGAGGAccagaagagagaggagctggcccGGGACATCATGGGCAAGGACAAGTCACTAGCTGAGATCCTGGACCAGAGCAAGATGAAGACCACCATGGACCTGATGGAGGGCATCTTCCCCCAGGGGGAGCAGCTGTTGGAGGGTGCTCACCAGCGCAGGAAGGTGCCGCCTAAACAGACTGTCTCCCGGCCCACCGAGGAAAG GAAAGAGGAGGACAGTCTAGCAGCAGCTGTCGCCGTGGTGACCAGTTCTACATATTACAGCACATCGGCTCCCAAAGCCGAGCTTCTAATCAAGATGAAGGAcatgcaggagcaggagcaggaggaggaagactccGAGGATGAACTGGATATTGATCTGGCCAACAAGAAG CAAGAGCTGATCGATAGCCTCAGCAGGAAGCTGCAGGTGCTGCGGGAGGCGAGGGAGAGTCTTCAGGAGGACGTCCTGGACAACAACGCTCTGGGAGACGAGGTGGAGGCCACTGTACAGCAGGTCTGCAAACCTAACGAGCTGGATAAGTTCAGGATGTTTGTTGGAGACCTGGACAAGGTGGTCAGCCTGCTGCTGTCCCTATCGGGCCGTCTGGCCAGAGTGGAGAACGCCCTCAACAGTCTGGAGGAGGACGCCACTCCTGAGGAGAGG CGTACGCTGATCGAAAAGAGGAAGCTGTTGATCCGACAGCATGAGGATGCGAAGGAACTGAAGGAGAACCTGGACCGTCGGGAACGCGTGGTTTACGACATCCTGGCCAGCCACCTGCAGGAAGAGAGCCTTACAGACTATGAGCACTTTGTCAAGATGAAGTCTGCGCTCATCATTGAGCAGCGCAAGCTAGAGGACAAAATCAAACTGGGCGAGGAGCAGCTCAAGTGTCTGATGGACAGTCTGCCGCTGGAGCAGAGGCTGCCCCTGTGA
- the cldn34a gene encoding claudin-34: MIYLAHTAHWQFVGLALGVVAWILTMITAGFNEWRLWYVADVSVVSSGVAWVGIWRACFYSHALPEMEFCRSIDIADGFVPVEISAAQVLMVVAVVCGLAGNICAAFAMRMVYFSVENRGHIRLVFSVTGALYVLTGLCSLVPLLWNMSSVLTNSTIDFPPEFLFPAAPVSQGVGSAIGVGIFASVLIIISGLLFLCYRYAWQALSPEAGPDRGTGDPLHGPWTVTTLSQKTVLPNGQKRDHPGRDNPVFHSEEDL; encoded by the coding sequence ATGATCTACCTGGCTCACACCGCTCACTGGCAGTTCGTGGGCCTGGCGCTGGGAGTCGTGGCCTGGATCCTGACGATGATCACAGCCGGCTTCAACGAGTGGAGGCTGTGGTACGTGGCCGACGTGTCTGTCGTCAGCTCGGGCGTGGCCTGGGTGGGCATCTGGAGGGCGTGTTTCTACAGCCACGCCCTTCCCGAAATGGAGTTCTGCCGGAGCATCGACATCGCGGACGGATTCGTGCCGGTGGAAATCTCTGCGGCTCAGGTGCTGATGGTGGTGGCGGTCGTCTGCGGCCTGGCGGGGAACATCTGCGCTGCGTTTGCCATGAGGATGGTCTACTTCTCCGTGGAAAACCGGGGTCACATCAGACTGGTGTTCTCGGTGACGGGGGCCCTGTATGTGCTGACGGGGCTTTGCTCCCTGGTGCCGCTGCTGTGGAACATGAGCTCTGTCCTGACCAACAGTACTATAGACTTTCCTCCTGAGTTCCTCTTCCCAGCGGCCCCCGTCAGTCAGGGAGTGGGATCGGCCATCGGAGTGGGGATCTTTGCCTCCGTGCTGATCATCATCAGCGGGCTGCTGTTCCTCTGCTACCGATACGCCTGGCAGGCCCTGAGCCCCGAGGCGGGGCCAGACAGAGGCACCGGGGACCCTCTGCACGGCCCCTGGACAGTGACCACCCTGTCACAGAAGACGGTGCTGCCAAATGGGCAGAAAAGAGATCATCCAGGCAGGGATAATCCTGTATTCCACAGCGAGGAAGACTTGTGA
- the cldn33b gene encoding claudin-24, whose translation MDTCACALELLGMFVYVGAWLCALATTIMPQWLTMSTELLAIESYELGLWETCVVQEVGGMECRSYDSLLGLSYDLKLARIFMCISLATGLLGILLAIPGLYLVNSCKGQGGYRTKRMLTVMGGVLGMLAGVLCLIPVSYVAHLAVLQFFDETVPDVVPRWEFGDALFCGWVGGFLLVVAGLLLVSSCLCSQTEAQPVLQRRYQVRSTDISPRKRSEYV comes from the coding sequence ATGGACACGTGCGCCTGCGCTTTGGAGCTGCTGGGgatgtttgtgtatgttggAGCGTGGCTGTGCGCACTAGCCACCACCATCATGCCACAGTGGCTGACCATGTCCACTGAGCTGCTGGCCATAGAGAGCTACGAGCTGGGCTTGTGGGAGACGTGCGTGGTGCAGGAGGTCGGGGGCATGGAGTGTAGATCTTATGACAGTCTGCTGGGCCTCTCCTACGACCTCAAGCTGGCCCGCATCTTCATGTGCATTTCCCTCGCCACGGGCCTGCTGGGGATCCTGCTGGCCATACCGGGACTTTACCTGGTCAACAGCTGTAAAGGACAGGGCGGCTATCGGACCAAGAGGATGCTGACCGTCATGGGAGGAGTGCTGGGGATGCTGGCTGGAGTCCTCTGTCTGATCCCAGTGTCCTATGTCGCCCATTTAGCAGTGTTACAATTCTTTGATGAGACCGTGCCTGATGTGGTGCCGCGATGGGAGTTTGGTGATGCCCTGTTCTGCGGCTGGGTGGGAGGATTTCTCCTCGTGGTGGCCGGGCTTCTTCTGGTCTCCTCTTGCTTGTGCTCACAGACGGAAGCTCAGCCCGTGCTGCAGCGGAGATACCAGGTCAGGAGTACAGACATTTCCCCCAGGAAGCGCTCAGAGTATGTTTAA